Proteins found in one Thalassomonas actiniarum genomic segment:
- a CDS encoding TonB-dependent receptor encodes MKTHRLSRVAAAMVLGLGLTATAQANTTSSAIKGHITGPQGNAAAGTVVSITHVPSGTTKQVTVNEAGIFSAKGLRVGGPYKIVIDSDAYEDQEVKDVFLQLGKTYELERSLEAEQNMEVIAVTGRILDKNAGSTSPASNFNLDDLVNAPTVNRDIKDVVRVDPRIYIDQTNSDAINCAGGNPKFNSLTVDGTRMNDNFGLNSNGYPTVRIPFSYDAIDQVTVELAPFDVQYGGFTSCNINAVTKSGTNEVHGGLFYDYTSDSLKGDSLEGDKQDVGDYTEKRYGFNVGLPLIEDKLFLFAAYEKLDGSQILDYTPFTDGSNRITQEEIDRITQISKDVYEYDPGTMEPSLPVDDEKILVKLDWNINDQHRAAFVYNYNDGFEWGQSDADPVEISLSNHVYERGAELTSYVTSIYSDWTDDFSTEFRVGYLEMDNRQISRDADSGFGEFRVQADDIRVYIGPDDSRQSNKLKYDTTTFKLAGTYYLDDHELYFGIEREELDVFNLFVQHSQTETRFNSIDDFENGLAAQIEYGNASSHNPDDAAGEFKYALNTLYFQDKFELYEYDLTLMVGVRYDWYTSSDKPTENPNFFERYGYSNAQNLDGADLIQPRFGFNWAASDQLEVRGGFGLYSGGNPNVWISNSYSNDGVRNLQYRLRNSDRSPFLITGPDGIEYDGSGRPGYDIPVDLINDVSTGAQDNDVNATDPDFEIPSEWKYALGATYTTEDEYVIMADLLYTDKQDSAIIKNIGKTYKDELAPDGRPITTGGDDYLLTNVSDGGDTTVLSLSVSKNYDNGFSFTASYAYTESNDVHPMTSAVAFTNYHDVATASPNSLEEATSNYEIPHRFTLNISYVHEFFAGYETTFSLFGQANEGRPYTWAFGGSNNRTELSSGGFDFDYNDVDRQLLYVPLENDPLVNYGENFDLDAFNAFIDSEGLTRGEIMDRNELSSDWWVKFDVRVEQEFAGFMEGHKGSAFFVIENVGNLLNDDWGVLKQGSYLQGAVNASINDDNTYTYNEFLAPPSQSRDRDASLWEIRLGVKYDF; translated from the coding sequence ATGAAAACACATCGTCTCTCTCGTGTTGCCGCTGCTATGGTGCTGGGACTGGGCTTAACCGCCACTGCCCAGGCAAATACCACTTCTTCAGCGATCAAAGGTCATATCACCGGGCCACAGGGCAATGCCGCTGCCGGTACTGTCGTTTCAATCACTCACGTGCCATCGGGTACCACTAAACAAGTTACCGTTAATGAGGCAGGTATTTTCTCTGCCAAAGGTTTACGTGTCGGTGGTCCGTACAAAATCGTTATTGATTCTGATGCCTATGAAGATCAAGAAGTTAAGGATGTTTTCCTGCAACTGGGTAAAACCTATGAATTAGAGCGCAGCCTGGAAGCTGAGCAAAATATGGAAGTGATTGCGGTCACCGGCCGTATCTTGGATAAAAATGCCGGCAGCACCAGCCCGGCCAGTAACTTTAACTTGGATGATCTGGTAAATGCGCCTACGGTTAACCGGGATATCAAAGACGTGGTACGTGTCGATCCGCGTATTTACATCGACCAAACCAATAGCGATGCCATCAACTGTGCCGGCGGTAACCCGAAATTCAACAGCTTAACCGTTGACGGTACCCGGATGAATGATAACTTCGGTTTAAACAGCAATGGTTATCCGACGGTTCGTATTCCTTTCTCTTATGACGCCATCGATCAGGTAACGGTTGAGTTGGCGCCGTTTGATGTCCAATATGGTGGTTTTACTTCCTGTAATATCAATGCTGTGACCAAATCCGGTACCAATGAAGTACACGGTGGTTTGTTTTACGATTACACCAGTGATTCGTTAAAAGGCGACAGTCTGGAAGGCGACAAGCAAGACGTGGGCGATTATACCGAAAAGCGTTATGGCTTTAATGTCGGTTTGCCGCTGATTGAAGACAAGTTATTTTTATTTGCTGCTTATGAGAAATTAGACGGTTCTCAAATTCTTGATTATACCCCGTTTACCGATGGCTCTAACCGGATCACCCAGGAAGAAATCGATCGCATCACACAAATTTCCAAAGATGTTTATGAGTACGATCCCGGCACTATGGAGCCGAGCTTACCGGTTGACGATGAAAAAATCCTGGTAAAACTTGACTGGAATATTAATGATCAGCACAGGGCCGCTTTTGTTTACAACTATAATGATGGTTTTGAATGGGGCCAGTCGGACGCCGATCCGGTGGAAATTTCCTTATCTAACCATGTTTATGAGCGTGGCGCCGAGTTAACCTCATATGTGACTTCTATTTATTCTGACTGGACCGATGATTTTTCTACTGAGTTCCGGGTTGGTTACTTAGAGATGGATAACCGTCAGATTTCAAGAGATGCTGACAGCGGTTTTGGCGAATTCCGTGTTCAGGCTGATGATATCCGGGTTTATATCGGTCCTGATGATTCCCGCCAGTCAAATAAATTAAAATATGATACCACGACCTTTAAGCTTGCCGGTACCTATTATTTGGATGATCATGAGTTGTATTTTGGTATTGAGCGTGAAGAGCTGGATGTTTTTAACTTGTTCGTGCAACACAGCCAGACAGAAACCCGTTTTAACTCTATTGATGACTTTGAGAACGGTTTAGCCGCACAAATCGAGTACGGTAATGCCAGCAGTCATAACCCGGACGATGCCGCCGGTGAATTCAAATACGCGTTAAATACCCTTTACTTCCAGGACAAGTTTGAACTGTACGAGTATGACTTGACCCTGATGGTCGGCGTACGTTACGACTGGTATACCAGCAGTGACAAACCTACGGAAAACCCTAACTTTTTTGAGCGCTATGGCTACTCCAATGCTCAAAACCTTGACGGCGCCGATTTAATTCAGCCAAGATTTGGTTTTAACTGGGCAGCAAGCGATCAGCTGGAAGTACGCGGTGGCTTTGGTCTTTACTCCGGCGGTAACCCGAATGTATGGATTTCAAACAGCTATTCTAACGACGGTGTCCGTAACCTTCAGTACAGATTGCGTAATAGCGACAGATCTCCGTTCCTGATCACCGGGCCTGACGGTATCGAATATGATGGCAGCGGTCGTCCGGGTTATGATATTCCGGTTGATTTGATTAATGATGTGAGCACAGGTGCCCAGGATAATGATGTTAATGCCACAGATCCTGACTTTGAAATTCCTTCTGAGTGGAAATATGCCTTAGGCGCCACTTATACCACGGAAGACGAATATGTGATTATGGCAGACTTGCTTTATACCGATAAGCAAGATTCGGCTATCATTAAAAACATTGGCAAAACTTATAAAGATGAGTTAGCCCCTGATGGTCGTCCGATCACCACCGGCGGTGATGATTACCTGTTAACCAACGTCAGTGACGGCGGCGATACTACCGTTTTATCACTTTCTGTCAGCAAAAATTATGATAACGGCTTTAGCTTTACCGCTTCATATGCCTATACCGAGTCTAACGACGTGCATCCTATGACCAGCGCCGTTGCCTTTACCAACTATCATGATGTTGCTACCGCCAGCCCTAACAGCCTGGAAGAAGCAACATCCAATTATGAGATCCCGCACAGATTTACTTTGAACATCAGCTATGTTCATGAGTTTTTTGCCGGTTATGAAACCACTTTCAGCCTGTTTGGTCAGGCAAATGAAGGTCGCCCGTATACCTGGGCATTCGGCGGCTCTAATAACCGGACGGAATTGAGTAGCGGTGGTTTTGACTTTGACTACAACGATGTTGATCGCCAGTTATTGTATGTACCGCTGGAAAATGATCCTCTGGTAAATTATGGTGAAAACTTCGATTTAGATGCCTTTAATGCGTTCATCGACTCAGAAGGCCTGACCCGTGGTGAAATCATGGATCGTAACGAATTAAGCAGCGACTGGTGGGTGAAATTTGATGTTCGCGTCGAGCAGGAATTTGCCGGCTTTATGGAAGGTCATAAGGGTAGTGCTTTCTTCGTAATTGAAAATGTTGGTAATTTACTCAACGATGACTGGGGTGTGCTGAAGCAAGGTTCATACTTGCAAGGTGCGGTTAATGCCAGCATCAATGACGACAATACCTATACTTACAACGAGTTCCTTGCTCCTCCTTCACAGTCGCGTGACCGTGATGCGTCATTGTGGGAAATCCGTTTAGGAGTTAAATACGACTTCTAA
- the upp gene encoding uracil phosphoribosyltransferase has protein sequence MAVYPSNHPMVKHKVSLLREDTISLKKFRELVDEVATMLTMEATADLELKQQPMTCWSGNISAPVLANKQPTLVPILRAGLGMLNGAQSILPCATVSIVGIARNEETLEPESYYQNIVADISERTALIIDPMLATGGSALATIELLKESGCKQIKALFLVAAPEGIELIEKAHPDVDMYIGSVDEKLNDKGYILPGLGDAGDKIFGTL, from the coding sequence ATGGCCGTTTATCCCAGTAACCATCCCATGGTTAAACATAAAGTCAGCCTGCTCAGAGAAGATACCATTTCACTGAAAAAATTCCGTGAGCTGGTTGATGAAGTCGCCACTATGCTCACCATGGAGGCCACGGCAGATCTTGAGCTTAAGCAGCAGCCTATGACCTGCTGGTCCGGTAATATCTCTGCGCCGGTATTAGCCAACAAGCAACCGACCTTAGTGCCGATTTTACGCGCCGGTTTAGGCATGTTAAACGGCGCCCAGTCAATTTTGCCTTGCGCCACCGTCAGCATTGTCGGTATTGCCCGCAACGAAGAAACCCTGGAGCCGGAAAGCTATTATCAGAATATCGTTGCCGATATCAGTGAAAGAACGGCGCTGATCATAGATCCCATGCTGGCAACCGGCGGCAGCGCCCTGGCCACCATAGAGCTGTTAAAAGAAAGTGGCTGTAAGCAAATTAAAGCCCTGTTTTTGGTAGCAGCGCCTGAAGGCATTGAATTGATAGAAAAAGCCCACCCGGATGTGGACATGTATATCGGCAGTGTTGATGAAAAGCTCAATGACAAGGGTTATATATTGCCCGGCCTGGGAGATGCCGGCGATAAGATTTTTGGTACCCTTTAG
- the deoA gene encoding thymidine phosphorylase, whose protein sequence is MLLPQEIIRHKRDGLVLSQDEIQAFIDGLVSGSFTDAQVGAMAMSIYQQGMTVDETVAFTNAMKNSGDVLSWPELDGPIVDKHSTGGVGDKVSFMLSAIVAACGGYVPMISGRGLGHTGGTVDKLESIAGFNVQPNLQEFKALVAEHGLAIISQTSNLAPADKRLYGVRDITATVDSIALITASILSKKLSAGLDALVMDIKVGNGAMMTDIKQANALAQSIVNVATGAGVKTEAIITDMNQVLGNSAGNALEIKETVDYLTGVYCEPRLHQITVSLASAMLQHAGLAGNESQAVAKIEQVLSSGKAAEKFADMIAAMGGPGDLLENPWASMQKAKVVQDIIVKQDGYINGMQTRDIGMAVVALGGGRLAGDQQVDHSVGFDAIVPLGTQVKAGDVIARVHAKDSDSAKRATNSYLGAITLEEDLSELAPVIYHSVTAEK, encoded by the coding sequence ATGTTACTCCCCCAAGAAATCATCCGCCATAAGCGTGACGGGCTGGTATTGAGCCAGGATGAAATTCAGGCCTTTATTGACGGCCTGGTAAGTGGCAGTTTTACCGATGCCCAGGTAGGGGCTATGGCCATGTCTATTTACCAGCAGGGTATGACGGTGGATGAAACCGTTGCTTTTACCAACGCCATGAAAAATTCCGGCGATGTCCTTAGTTGGCCCGAGCTTGACGGTCCGATTGTTGATAAACATTCTACCGGCGGTGTCGGCGATAAGGTCAGCTTTATGCTTTCGGCCATCGTTGCCGCCTGTGGCGGTTATGTGCCTATGATTTCGGGCAGGGGATTAGGTCATACCGGCGGCACGGTAGATAAGCTGGAAAGTATTGCCGGTTTTAATGTCCAGCCGAATTTACAAGAATTTAAAGCCCTGGTTGCCGAGCATGGCCTGGCGATTATTTCGCAAACCAGTAATCTGGCGCCGGCGGACAAACGTTTATACGGCGTACGTGATATCACCGCTACGGTGGACTCCATTGCGCTTATTACCGCCTCTATTTTATCGAAAAAACTCTCTGCCGGGCTTGATGCCCTGGTGATGGACATTAAGGTCGGTAATGGCGCTATGATGACGGATATCAAGCAGGCCAATGCGCTGGCGCAAAGTATTGTCAATGTTGCCACCGGCGCCGGGGTAAAAACCGAGGCTATCATTACCGACATGAACCAGGTATTGGGCAATAGCGCGGGTAATGCCCTGGAAATCAAGGAAACCGTGGATTATCTTACCGGAGTTTATTGTGAGCCGAGATTACACCAGATCACGGTTTCTTTAGCCAGTGCCATGCTGCAACATGCCGGGCTTGCCGGGAATGAAAGCCAGGCTGTGGCTAAAATCGAGCAGGTATTAAGCTCAGGCAAGGCGGCAGAAAAATTTGCCGATATGATCGCTGCCATGGGCGGACCGGGTGATTTATTGGAGAACCCCTGGGCTTCGATGCAAAAAGCCAAGGTGGTGCAGGATATTATTGTAAAACAAGACGGTTATATTAATGGTATGCAAACCCGGGATATCGGTATGGCGGTGGTGGCGTTGGGCGGCGGCCGTTTAGCCGGTGATCAGCAAGTTGATCACAGTGTCGGTTTTGATGCTATCGTGCCACTGGGAACCCAGGTCAAAGCCGGGGATGTTATTGCCAGGGTGCATGCCAAAGACAGCGATAGTGCCAAGCGGGCAACAAATAGTTATCTTGGGGCGATAACGCTTGAAGAGGATTTATCTGAATTAGCGCCGGTGATATATCACAGCGTGACTGCCGAGAAATAG
- a CDS encoding thymidine kinase, with protein sequence MAQLYFYYSAMNAGKSTHLLQSSYNYRERGMDTVIFTAKIDDRFAEGKVASRLGINADAQVFSEQTNIFAEVEKLHQAQKLSCILIDEAQFLSSNQVKQLTDIVDSLHIPVLAYGLRTDFLGETFEGSAALLAWADKLVELKTICHCGRKANFVTRLDENNRPITTGAQVEVGGNERYESLCREHFKQLVWQ encoded by the coding sequence ATGGCGCAGTTGTACTTTTATTACTCCGCAATGAATGCCGGCAAGTCCACCCATTTATTACAATCTTCTTATAACTACCGTGAACGCGGCATGGATACGGTAATTTTTACCGCGAAAATCGATGACAGATTCGCCGAAGGCAAGGTCGCTTCCCGCTTAGGCATCAATGCCGATGCCCAGGTTTTCAGCGAGCAAACCAATATCTTTGCCGAAGTAGAAAAACTGCACCAAGCGCAAAAACTCAGTTGTATCCTGATCGACGAAGCCCAGTTCTTATCATCGAACCAGGTAAAACAATTAACCGATATCGTCGACAGTCTGCATATTCCCGTGCTTGCCTACGGCCTGCGTACCGACTTTCTCGGCGAGACCTTTGAAGGCAGCGCCGCCCTGCTGGCCTGGGCCGATAAACTGGTCGAGCTGAAAACCATTTGTCACTGCGGACGCAAGGCTAACTTTGTCACCCGCTTAGATGAAAATAACCGGCCTATCACGACAGGCGCTCAGGTAGAAGTGGGCGGCAATGAAAGATATGAATCCCTGTGCCGCGAGCATTTTAAACAACTCGTTTGGCAGTAA
- a CDS encoding cytidine deaminase, which yields MSVEKNNDWQKLIESAQQGYNNAYAPYSKFHVGAAAITEQGTIVKGCNVENASYGLTVCAERNCIAQAVIQGQQTFSAMVVYTEQEKLTPPCGACRQVIAEFFAPEAEVMAVNHLDNRKTWTVAQLLPDAFTPKNLLEQ from the coding sequence ATGTCTGTTGAAAAAAACAATGATTGGCAAAAGCTGATCGAGAGCGCGCAGCAAGGTTATAACAATGCGTATGCGCCTTATAGTAAGTTTCATGTCGGGGCGGCGGCCATAACCGAGCAGGGCACTATTGTTAAGGGCTGTAACGTTGAAAATGCCTCTTACGGATTAACGGTATGCGCCGAGCGAAATTGTATCGCCCAGGCGGTGATCCAGGGGCAACAGACCTTTTCTGCCATGGTGGTCTACACCGAGCAGGAAAAATTAACCCCGCCTTGTGGTGCCTGCCGCCAGGTGATTGCCGAATTTTTTGCTCCCGAAGCAGAAGTTATGGCGGTAAACCATCTTGATAACCGTAAAACCTGGACGGTAGCCCAGCTATTGCCGGATGCCTTTACTCCCAAGAATTTATTAGAGCAGTAA
- a CDS encoding NupC/NupG family nucleoside CNT transporter produces MELTALRGMLGVVFLLAFAIFLSQHRKAINWRTVGLAFTLQVIFGAFVLYVPFGKDVLESITGGVQQVIDSAKAGIDFLFGGLGTDAMYSNGVGFVFAVRVLPIIIFFSSLIAVLYYLGIMQVVIKVIGGGLQKLLKTSQPESLSATANIFVGQTEAPLVVRPYIAKMTQSELFAIMVGGLASVAGSILAGYAGLGIELKYLIAASFMAAPGGLLMAKIIMPETEHEKLKEGPVEFEDNADDKPANVIDAAAGGAASGLKLAVNVGAMLLAFIGLIALLNMLIGGIGNLLGFEGITIELILGYVFAPLAFIIGVPVDEMLQAGSFIGQKIAVNEFFAYVNFVEVKDSLSHHTQTIVTFALCGFANLSSIAILLGGLGSMAPSRRHDIARLGMRAMLAATLANLMSAAIAGVFVTL; encoded by the coding sequence ATGGAATTAACGGCATTACGTGGCATGCTCGGCGTAGTATTTTTACTGGCCTTTGCCATTTTCTTATCACAGCATCGTAAAGCGATCAACTGGCGTACCGTAGGTCTTGCCTTTACCCTGCAGGTGATATTTGGCGCCTTTGTGCTTTATGTGCCTTTTGGTAAAGATGTTTTAGAATCTATTACCGGCGGCGTGCAGCAGGTTATCGACAGCGCCAAGGCCGGTATCGACTTTTTATTCGGCGGCCTGGGCACAGATGCCATGTATTCCAATGGCGTAGGTTTTGTCTTTGCCGTACGTGTACTGCCGATTATTATCTTTTTCTCCTCTTTAATTGCCGTGCTTTATTATTTGGGCATCATGCAGGTTGTCATCAAGGTGATCGGCGGCGGCTTGCAAAAGCTTTTAAAAACCAGCCAGCCTGAGTCGTTATCTGCCACCGCCAATATCTTTGTCGGTCAAACGGAAGCGCCGCTGGTGGTACGTCCTTATATTGCCAAAATGACCCAGTCAGAATTATTTGCCATCATGGTCGGCGGCCTGGCCTCCGTTGCCGGCTCTATCCTGGCCGGTTATGCCGGATTAGGCATCGAGCTGAAATACCTGATCGCCGCCTCTTTTATGGCCGCACCCGGCGGTTTATTGATGGCAAAAATTATTATGCCGGAAACCGAACATGAAAAACTCAAAGAAGGCCCGGTAGAATTTGAAGACAATGCCGATGACAAACCCGCCAATGTCATTGATGCCGCCGCCGGTGGCGCAGCCTCAGGGTTAAAGCTGGCGGTGAATGTCGGCGCTATGCTGCTTGCCTTTATCGGTTTGATTGCCTTATTGAACATGTTAATCGGCGGTATCGGCAACTTGCTCGGTTTTGAAGGCATCACCATAGAATTGATCCTCGGCTACGTATTTGCGCCGCTGGCCTTTATTATCGGCGTGCCTGTCGATGAAATGTTACAGGCGGGCAGCTTTATCGGACAAAAAATTGCCGTGAATGAATTTTTCGCCTACGTCAATTTTGTTGAAGTCAAAGACAGCTTAAGCCACCACACGCAAACAATCGTGACCTTTGCCCTTTGTGGTTTTGCCAACCTGTCTTCTATTGCCATTTTATTGGGTGGTTTAGGCTCTATGGCCCCTAGCAGACGACATGATATTGCCCGTTTAGGCATGCGTGCAATGCTGGCAGCTACCTTAGCTAACTTGATGAGCGCGGCGATTGCCGGTGTTTTCGTCACCTTATAA
- the deoC gene encoding deoxyribose-phosphate aldolase: MSKLQDYALTALSLMDLTSLTDSETEQDIIELCRQAKSPAGNTAAICIFPRFIPLAKKTLAAQGTPEIQIATVTNFPHGNDDIDIAVAETKAAVAYGADEVDVVFPYRALIDGNEEVGFELIKACKAACGDIMLKVIIESGELKTDALIEKASEISIAAGADFIKTSTGKVPVNATPQAAQIMLSVIKAKNPKVGFKAAGGVRSAEDAAGYLDMASETLGESWSNAQTFRFGASSLLGSLLTTLGHQGNKGQSSSY; the protein is encoded by the coding sequence ATGAGTAAATTACAAGACTACGCGTTAACCGCGCTGAGTTTAATGGACTTAACCAGCTTAACCGACAGTGAAACCGAGCAGGACATTATCGAGTTGTGCCGCCAGGCCAAATCGCCTGCCGGCAATACCGCTGCCATTTGTATTTTTCCGCGCTTTATCCCGCTGGCGAAAAAAACACTGGCCGCCCAGGGTACCCCGGAGATCCAAATCGCCACAGTCACCAACTTCCCCCACGGCAATGATGATATTGATATTGCTGTTGCCGAAACCAAGGCTGCGGTTGCCTACGGCGCCGATGAAGTTGACGTGGTTTTCCCCTACCGGGCCCTGATTGATGGTAACGAAGAAGTGGGTTTTGAACTGATCAAAGCCTGTAAAGCCGCCTGTGGCGACATTATGCTCAAAGTGATCATAGAGTCCGGCGAATTAAAAACCGACGCCTTGATCGAAAAAGCCAGTGAAATTTCCATTGCCGCCGGTGCTGATTTTATCAAGACTTCTACCGGCAAAGTTCCGGTAAATGCCACGCCACAAGCGGCTCAAATTATGCTGAGCGTGATTAAAGCCAAAAACCCGAAAGTAGGCTTTAAAGCCGCCGGTGGTGTGCGCAGCGCAGAAGATGCCGCGGGATATCTGGATATGGCCAGTGAAACCTTAGGTGAAAGCTGGAGCAATGCCCAAACGTTCAGGTTTGGTGCCAGCAGCCTGCTGGGCAGTTTACTGACCACCTTAGGTCACCAGGGCAATAAAGGGCAAAGCAGTAGTTACTAA
- the udk gene encoding uridine kinase, whose amino-acid sequence MNQTKAKNSVQHKKPTVIAIAGASASGKTLFAQTIYDELLAELGADGISIIKEDAYYRDQSHMTMSEREKTNYDAPNAFEHELLCKQIGELTQGKNVDCPVYCYKTHTRIDETIKINSTPIILVEGILLFCNEELRNSFDIKMYMDTPLDICLIRRIQRDTVERGRSIDSITNQYLDTVRPMYYQHIEPSKSYADIVITRGGKNRMAIELLKAKIRQLTK is encoded by the coding sequence ATGAATCAAACTAAGGCAAAAAATTCTGTGCAACACAAAAAACCGACAGTTATAGCAATTGCAGGCGCCTCAGCCTCTGGAAAAACCCTCTTTGCACAGACCATATATGATGAGTTATTGGCGGAATTAGGAGCTGACGGCATCTCCATTATCAAAGAAGATGCCTACTACCGTGATCAGTCCCATATGACCATGAGTGAGCGGGAAAAAACCAACTATGATGCTCCCAACGCCTTTGAGCATGAATTGTTATGCAAGCAGATAGGCGAGCTTACTCAGGGCAAAAACGTTGATTGTCCTGTCTATTGCTATAAAACCCATACCCGCATTGACGAAACCATTAAGATAAATTCCACCCCTATTATCTTAGTGGAAGGTATCTTGCTGTTTTGTAATGAAGAATTACGAAACAGCTTTGATATCAAGATGTATATGGATACCCCGCTGGACATCTGCCTTATCCGCCGCATCCAGCGTGATACCGTGGAACGCGGACGCAGCATAGACTCAATCACCAACCAATACTTAGATACCGTACGCCCTATGTACTACCAGCACATAGAGCCATCGAAATCTTATGCAGATATCGTCATCACCCGTGGTGGCAAAAACCGTATGGCAATCGAATTATTAAAAGCAAAAATTCGCCAACTTACAAAATAA